The nucleotide window AGCAATGGTCTTTGCCCCAAAAAGAGATAGGACCGAAGAAATTGCTGAAATGCTTGCTGACCATATTAGAGATGACTGGTCTTCTACGGAGTGGTTTGCGTGAGTCTCGCGCTCTCGAAGAGTCGAGAGACACCGTTGAAGCAACCGTACGGAATCTCCACGAATGCACTTCCTGCCGAAATATCTAGGAGATGCCGTCGTCGTGACTGATCCCGAACCCATCCATAAGGGTAGCATCGAGATCACGGCACTTAGAAAACTCGTGTACCGGCTCGCTCCAGCAGACCGCGAGTACGATCACGTTGCTGAAGCTGCGTCTGCCGTCGTTGAACGATTCCAGAGCCTCGAAGAGGAAAGTGAGCAGCTCAGGGATAGACTCGACAAACTTGGCGACATTGGTGAACGGAAGACATCGAAAGAGGAGAAGATAGCGGCTATCGTCACCTTCGCAGCCCGAAAGAAAGGGGAGAAACCCGCTATCACGGTCAAGCCAAAGACGATCAAAGGCCTAATCGATTTCTCTCGTCGCTATGCCTACGATTTAGTTGACGATATGCACGATGAGTATGAGTGGGCACACGACCCGACACAAGTCGATCAGTACGGGATGCTAGAAAAAGATACCTCGCAGAAGGGCATTCTCATCGACTTCGACGGAGTTCACGGAGACCCCGTACCTGTGAACAAGTTCACCACTGGAACAGCCGAACAGGGCCGCTGACTGATGGTACCGTTACGAGACAAACCTCCGCCGCGTAAGCCAAGTTTAGAATTCGTGAGGCAGGTTGTGGAAGGAAGGAAGTGTTAGTGGTAGGTAGCTCAGCGGAAGCGCAGCAGAGCGTCCCAAATTGACCCCCTCAGCGCTGCTCACCCACGTGGTGAACACGTTCACATGAATGATCACAGCAAGATACAGAAATCGTAGCACTTCCCAGGTTCCAAACTAGCGCCGAGAGCTACGAAATCTTCCTGCTCCGGCATGGTATCTGGCGATAGACCGAGGTAAACGTGGTAAGCCACTTCTTGAGCAGGCTTGGCGTCGAGACATAATATATCAGTTAGATAGGGAAGACTGCTGAGGTCTGCACATTCTGTTGCTTGGGGAAACGATACAAGCTATGAAACAATACTCATATGAGTAAGAACCCTGCAGGTCAAATTCAGCTTTATTATCCCTGATAGGGGAATCGCACTACGATTGTGTCTTGCTTATATATGGAGGCGCTTGCGTTCGCAAGCGTCTCCGCGATTCTCATCGAGATTACGAGGGCGAACGGCTCCGAGGTGCGCCCCATGTCCGCTCTGAAGGAGCTGGGGACAGATACACCAGATGACGTTGTCGACCAAATCCGGCTGGACACCATCGACAACATTGGTTCATTTTTTAGAAACTCGAACTCGTCGGCGGGCTCTGTGCAGAGCGTTCCGTCACGTTTCGATCCGTAGTGGGTTCTCGTCGGCTGCAACGCGAGCCGCCGTCGGCGTTAGAACACGGGAGGAAACACGCCAACAGTCCCGCTGACAGTAGCGAAGACGAGTAGCCTACGGTTTGTCTAAGAGAAGCTCATTCAGGCTGTCTGTTAGCGATTCAGCCTCACCAAGTGTAGACCGGGAACGGGGCTCAGATTCCTCAAAGACTGTGTCCTCCTGCATTACGGACTCGAGATCGACATCGAGATCGACATCTGCGTCAGTAGCATCTATTTCTTTCCAGTTGGGGCCGTCTTCCTCACGGGGGAGTTCAACCAATTCGTCGTGGACTTTCTCGACGTGGTGGTCGTCGAGAAATAGAAAATCGGCACCGCTCGACTCTGCAAGCATCACCCGGCTTACGGTACCCCAGACTTCGTATGTTCCAGGTTCGTCAGGGATCGCGATTTCATCATCGGCGCTCAGTTCGAGCGGGTGGTCTCGGTGCGGGCGGTCAACTGCGATCGTGTCCCCCTCATCCCGAAGGACACGAATACGGACGCTATCGCCCGATTCAGGGGCGGAACGTCCGTCGACGAGTTTGTGTTCCATACCTGAAAGAAGAGAGTACGTTCATTTGAATCTGTTCACCCGACCATCGTCCAGATGCACACGGTGGTTTTTATCGTCCCGGTGTAGTGAGACTATGAATACAGAGAAGACTGCTTCAGGAGGAGAAACCGGTGGAGAATCCGGGAGACTATTCGGGCAGCTGCCAGCAGAGGTGAGCGGATGGGAGCAGCATCAGCGCACGCCGGCTGACAGTCTCTTCAAGTATTGGAAGAAGGGGTCGACGCACATCGTGGAGCCTACGAGCAGGTCGTCGCGAAGGAGTTGCGTGATGGCGACATCCGCGTGACGAAACGTACCTACGACCAGTTCAACGTTTCAATCCCGTAGTGAGTTTCTCGTCGGCTGCAACTCCATGAGCTTTGCATAGATGGTAGCGGGGACGTGAGTTTCAATCCCGTAGTGGTCGCAGTGCGGAAGAAACCCAACACGGGATTGAAACTCCGCAGAGGATCCCCGCGAATCTCTTCGCACTGGGGGTTACAGTTCAACGAACACATTAGGAAAGCAGCTAATCCGGATTGGGATTATTCGTTTCACGCCATCTGGGAGCCTCTCCCCCTGTACGAGGGCGCCTATCACCATTAGCGACCGGAACACGCTACCACTCAAAAATAGGCGTCTCAGAGGACGACGACACCAATCCAATACGACCCCTGCAAATCACTGCTACGAAGACCTGATTACTGAGAATTGTTGATAGCTCTGTGTCACTTAATCTCCGGAGCGTCCTATTTCGCGTCGGAGAAACGAAACACGTCAATGAGAAGTACGTGGGCGCTAAGGGCTGAGAAGAGAAGTAAGCGAGTCCGAAGCTAGATGTCGCCGTTGATGATATCTGCGACGCGCTGGCGGTCGAAGAGCTTCGTGTCGCTGGTCACGTCCCCGAAGACATCCGGATACAGCTGCTTCGCGGCCCGCTCTGTCAGGAAGAGGTTGTGAATTGGTCCCTGGCGGAGGTAGCCACCGCGATAAACGCGGTTATTCTGCACAGCCGTCAATTCGCTGCCAACCGGATGATCCTTCATATAGGCAAGGACCGTATCGCGGAACTCTGACGCCGACTTCTGTTCGTGACCCCTGATCAGGAGCACGTCGGGGTCGACTTCGAGGAGGTTCTCGTAGTCGAGTTCGCCGCGATTATCGGTACTAAGGTTCTCGATGTCGGTTCCGGCGAGAGCGTCCGCCACGCCGAGATCGTTCCACTGCTTCTTGCTCGTCCCCTTGTCGGTCAGGCGGTACGGCGAGAATGTGTCAGGCTCGTTGGTCCCCTCAAACGTGAGCATCACGTTCGGGCGCTCGCCGGACGGCGGCATTCGCGACTGGATTTCGGTGATGAACTCATCGTGGTACTGCTTGAACGCCTCGTACCGATCGCGCTCCTGGAACAACTCGGCAACCTTCTCGAAGGCCTCGTATAGCGTGTAGAACCGGTAGTCATGCCAGCTGTCGGATCGTCGGAAGATCATGTTCCCGAGGAACGGCCCGACCTGCTCGCTAATCTCCGCGATGTCCTCGTCCCTCCAATCGAACCAGTTCCGCAGCATCCCGGTGTCGATAATGTGGACGTCACTATCCATTTCGTAGAACAGTTCCTTCGACATCCCGGCTTCGACCAAGTCGTTCTTTTCGATCCGGTCTTTGTCAACACTCACACCGGGTAACTCCTCGTAGACGTACGTGTAGTACTCGCCGGGCTGCCCAATGCCGATCATGCTGTCCGCATGACCCAGTGCAACACCCATGTCGGCGTAGTCACCGCCGTAGGGCACCCACTGCTCCGGGATCGAGTCGAACGTGACCTCTCCCATAGGAGCCATCGTTACCGAGTAGCTGACATCCTCGGTCGCCGTCTCCGACTCGGTGCCGGTCGCCGTCACCGTTGATGTTTCGGTCCCCCCGGTGTCGTCGGGCGCAAACAGACCAGCGCAGCCAGCGAGAGCGCTGCTGCCGATGACTGCACCGCCGTATTTCATGTAGTCACGTCGCGTCGGTGCCTTGTGCCCACCGCTATCTTCGGACATACGTTTTAGGCCCACCTAAAACGATATAGTTTCTTCGGTCTGTAGACAGTTATGCTCAATTAGCAGTAGTTGAAAACCCGGAGATTCTATTCAGCAACGCCCCCCGGTAATCAGTCGATATCTGAGGTACTCAACCTACCCTTGAGAACGTCGGTGAATATCTATCGAGATTCTGCCAATTGAATTGGACTGGGTTTCGCGGGAGTCTTTGTCCATATCGTCACGAAGATTCCACACACTACCCTATCGGTTCTTAGTTAAGTTCCGGAGGTACGACTTGTATTAAATCGTTCGCTGATGTAGATGGTCACGATATCCTTCTCGACGGCCATTTCAAACCCGTCTTCCCATTCGCCGTTGTCTCAATAATTGTCAAAGTAGAGGGCCCAATATTCGCGTTCACTGTAACCCCATACTGGTATATTCTCCTCGTATCCAGTTCGCCAAAGCAAGTACTCACCGACAGATTTGCTTCGTCCTCCTGAATGAGTTGGTAGAGGTCGTAGAGTGTGATAACCACTATCCGTTCGTGTTCTGCGATTGGTCATGGATCTTGCCCATTCCCAATTGTTGATCGGCCCGCTCGTTACCAGAGTACAATGTGGGAAGAAATCCGTCAAGGATGACTATGCCGTCCGTATCCATCTCACCGGAGTTCTTGTTGCCGGTGAGGTTATACACTAAACCGAATTCATCGTCTAGACTGTCAAGATAGTCTAGAGCGTTATCTATCTGATCGACAGCCTGAGTCACTTTCAATGTAAGTGATGGCTTAACCTGCTTCCACTGGCGTGTTACGATTACGGTCCTATTTTTGACAATGGATGCTGTTCACCAATGTCTGTTGGAGCCTGCGATAATTTTATGACAGATACACATCAATTATTATGATATTATGGGTGGAGGAAGTGGCGGTTATCATCGGCGGGGTGGAGGAGGGTCGGATGGCAGTGTAGGGTGCCTCTAGGGAGAGCGTGGGGGATGTCGATGCGGATATCCGCACTCTGTCCCCGTGTAGTCGGTATTTACAACACTGGATATATGTGAGTAAAACAGACAATCCCGCCGACATCGAAAGCAAATGTCCTCGAAGTTCTTTGAGGAGGCCTGGACGATGCTCTGCGAGGTGTTCATCGCGTATTCGTTTCCGCACCTGAGAGACTACCTCATGACGACTGACTGTTGTAGTTGACCAGATCACTATGAGTGGATTCCAGCGCTCAGGCACGGAAGGAAATCAAACCTGGTAGGCACGAGAGATTGTTTCGGTGCGTGTTAGGTTTTCAGTCCCCTATAAAACCCGCTGGAAGGCTGTATTTCCATTCTCATATTCCCTCACAATAGTATTCAATTCCATTATGACTCCCACATCCTGAAATGTAACCCAACAAATTAATTACTGCCTACACTTACTTGACAATTGCATGTCAGAACGTGCTCAGGACGTATCTGACGAGGACGGCTATGTTGAAAAGTTGCGAGACAAAATTGGCTCCGGTGGTGGCTGTGCTGAGGCTTGGCAAGCAGCACAAGAGATCCGTGATTCTGGTTCGGTAA belongs to Halogeometricum borinquense DSM 11551 and includes:
- a CDS encoding ABC transporter substrate-binding protein — protein: MSEDSGGHKAPTRRDYMKYGGAVIGSSALAGCAGLFAPDDTGGTETSTVTATGTESETATEDVSYSVTMAPMGEVTFDSIPEQWVPYGGDYADMGVALGHADSMIGIGQPGEYYTYVYEELPGVSVDKDRIEKNDLVEAGMSKELFYEMDSDVHIIDTGMLRNWFDWRDEDIAEISEQVGPFLGNMIFRRSDSWHDYRFYTLYEAFEKVAELFQERDRYEAFKQYHDEFITEIQSRMPPSGERPNVMLTFEGTNEPDTFSPYRLTDKGTSKKQWNDLGVADALAGTDIENLSTDNRGELDYENLLEVDPDVLLIRGHEQKSASEFRDTVLAYMKDHPVGSELTAVQNNRVYRGGYLRQGPIHNLFLTERAAKQLYPDVFGDVTSDTKLFDRQRVADIINGDI